One genomic region from Streptomyces sp. NBC_00457 encodes:
- a CDS encoding cupin domain-containing protein, with amino-acid sequence MTRFFPTFGPTAEREPFWFLGGQARILLPGAATDNRLSLMEFADPAGHAPPHHVHEDEEEVWFVLDGEVTFFVGDQRHDLVPGQVGYGPRGVPHSYLVRSPQGARIAVLFSPACIEEYFRANGTPVAEAGDLPPEFDLTAVVASAEAFHLRVTGPPPSL; translated from the coding sequence ATGACCCGGTTCTTCCCGACCTTCGGCCCGACGGCCGAGCGTGAACCGTTCTGGTTTCTCGGCGGCCAGGCCAGGATCCTGCTTCCCGGCGCCGCGACCGACAACCGGCTCAGCCTGATGGAGTTCGCCGACCCGGCCGGCCACGCACCCCCTCACCACGTCCACGAGGACGAGGAGGAGGTCTGGTTCGTCCTCGACGGCGAAGTGACGTTCTTCGTCGGCGACCAGCGCCACGACCTGGTGCCCGGACAAGTCGGGTACGGGCCGCGCGGGGTTCCGCACAGCTATCTGGTGCGCTCGCCCCAGGGGGCGCGGATCGCGGTGCTGTTCAGCCCAGCCTGCATCGAAGAGTACTTCAGGGCCAACGGCACCCCGGTGGCCGAGGCCGGGGATCTGCCGCCGGAGTTCGATCTCACGGCGGTCGTGGCCTCCGCCGAGGCCTTCCACCTGCGCGTCACCGGACCGCCGCCGTCCTTGTGA
- a CDS encoding DUF899 domain-containing protein, translating to MTTHALPPVVDAATWERQLEALRAREKAATRELDAIAAERRRLPMVEMPDYTLEGEDGPVRLADVFEGKSQLIVYNHMWFTGKDWQCPGCTGFTSQYTRLEFLDNYDARFVIVTQGPIKEALAYKQHVGNQMTWYSTANSSFGADVGAPPDAGFAVNVFLRDGDTVYRTWHTNGRGTEQLSHTFPLIDVLPYGRQEEWQDSPEGWPQSPTYSRWATSKDIAALYGPGSGGR from the coding sequence ATGACCACCCACGCACTACCACCCGTCGTCGACGCCGCAACCTGGGAGCGCCAACTCGAAGCGCTGCGTGCCCGGGAGAAGGCCGCGACGCGGGAGCTTGACGCCATCGCCGCCGAGCGTCGTCGCCTGCCGATGGTCGAGATGCCCGACTACACCCTGGAGGGCGAGGACGGCCCCGTTCGGCTGGCAGACGTCTTCGAAGGCAAGAGTCAGCTGATCGTCTACAACCACATGTGGTTCACGGGCAAGGACTGGCAGTGCCCGGGCTGCACGGGGTTCACCTCGCAGTACACCCGCCTGGAGTTCCTGGACAACTACGACGCGCGATTCGTCATCGTCACCCAGGGCCCGATCAAAGAGGCACTCGCCTACAAGCAGCACGTCGGCAACCAGATGACGTGGTACTCGACTGCCAACAGCTCATTCGGGGCCGACGTCGGCGCACCGCCCGACGCAGGATTCGCGGTCAACGTGTTCCTGCGCGACGGCGACACCGTCTATCGCACCTGGCACACCAACGGCCGTGGCACCGAACAGCTCAGCCACACCTTCCCGCTGATCGACGTCCTGCCCTACGGACGGCAAGAGGAATGGCAGGACTCGCCCGAGGGCTGGCCCCAGTCGCCCACCTACAGCCGGTGGGCGACGTCCAAAGACATCGCTGCGCTCTATGGCCCGGGCTCCGGCGGCCGCTGA
- a CDS encoding MBL fold metallo-hydrolase: protein MPPELRPPTGRRRFLRGAAGALAVPAAATFAGALAEPAHADDTGLPDFAPIPAASAGPTPNEDGYHVGRIVGNLYWVTDSYYQSMFLTTTRGVVLVDAPPTIGHNLLRAIDDITRANGRPSKVTHLVYSHSHADHIGAAGLFGTDVVRISHAATAALLACAADPNRPPPTVTFHDKYRLKVGGETLHLRYHGPNHAPDNIFIYAPDYATLMLVDVLYPGWVPFKNLGVSQDIPAWIRAQSIAMGYPWRTFVGGHLGRLGVRADGALQIQYMDDLDAGTRSAIASVDPSPFFAKYGAQGNSWAIFNTFLDAVADTAAVPVAAKYTGVLAAADVFTRDNAWTLLESLRIDAGVLGPFGVRP from the coding sequence ATGCCTCCCGAACTCCGGCCTCCGACCGGCCGCCGCAGATTCCTCAGGGGCGCTGCCGGCGCCCTCGCCGTACCGGCCGCCGCCACCTTTGCCGGCGCCCTGGCCGAGCCCGCCCACGCCGACGACACCGGTCTGCCGGACTTCGCGCCGATCCCGGCCGCCTCGGCCGGGCCCACACCGAACGAGGACGGCTACCACGTGGGCCGGATCGTCGGAAACCTCTACTGGGTCACGGACTCCTACTACCAGTCGATGTTCCTGACGACCACGCGGGGCGTCGTCCTCGTCGACGCCCCGCCGACCATCGGGCACAATCTGCTCCGCGCGATCGACGACATCACCCGGGCCAACGGTCGGCCGAGCAAGGTGACACACCTGGTCTACTCGCACTCGCACGCCGACCACATCGGCGCCGCCGGTCTGTTCGGAACCGACGTCGTCCGGATCTCGCATGCCGCGACGGCCGCTCTGCTGGCCTGCGCGGCCGACCCCAACCGTCCGCCGCCGACGGTCACGTTCCACGACAAGTACCGGCTCAAGGTCGGCGGAGAAACCCTGCACTTGCGGTACCACGGCCCCAACCACGCTCCCGACAACATCTTCATCTATGCGCCGGACTACGCCACGCTGATGCTGGTCGACGTCCTGTACCCGGGCTGGGTGCCGTTCAAGAACCTCGGGGTCTCCCAGGACATCCCGGCCTGGATCAGGGCGCAGAGCATCGCGATGGGCTACCCGTGGCGGACGTTCGTCGGCGGCCATCTCGGGCGGCTCGGAGTCCGTGCGGACGGGGCCCTGCAGATCCAGTACATGGACGACCTGGATGCCGGCACCCGGTCCGCGATCGCCTCCGTCGACCCGAGCCCGTTCTTCGCCAAGTACGGCGCGCAGGGCAACTCGTGGGCGATCTTCAATACCTTCCTCGACGCGGTCGCTGACACCGCGGCCGTTCCCGTGGCCGCGAAGTACACCGGAGTCCTGGCCGCCGCCGACGTCTTCACGCGGGACAACGCGTGGACGCTGCTGGAGTCCCTGCGGATCGACGCGGGTGTCCTCGGGCCGTTCGGCGTCCGCCCCTGA
- a CDS encoding alpha/beta fold hydrolase: MTGNEPVRFHEGRPRRRKLMLSALVVGTLLAVPALSAATPAGSASAANAATTSATPGTPRPTVVLVHGAFADSSSWDTVVSRLERRGYPVIGVANPLRGLAGDSAYVSSVLDTIPGPVILAGHSYGGAVITDAAVDHPNVKGLVYIAAFAPDQGESGLEILGKYPGSQLSPALTVRPFPGGQDAYVNPADFRQVFAADVPAGKARLMAAGQRPVALAAFAEPSSTPAWKTIPSWFLVAGADRAIPPAAERAMALRAGSHTEVLRGASHAILVSHPDATARVIEAAARATS, encoded by the coding sequence ATGACAGGCAACGAACCCGTCCGATTCCACGAGGGCAGGCCACGCCGCAGGAAGCTGATGCTTTCGGCGCTGGTGGTTGGCACACTGCTCGCGGTCCCGGCGCTGTCCGCCGCCACTCCCGCCGGCTCGGCGTCCGCCGCGAACGCCGCGACGACGTCGGCCACACCGGGCACCCCAAGGCCGACCGTGGTCCTGGTCCACGGTGCGTTCGCGGACTCGTCGAGCTGGGACACGGTGGTCTCGCGGCTCGAGCGCCGGGGGTACCCCGTGATCGGCGTCGCGAACCCGCTCCGCGGCCTGGCCGGCGACTCGGCCTACGTGTCCAGTGTCCTCGACACCATTCCCGGGCCGGTCATCCTGGCCGGCCATTCCTACGGCGGCGCCGTCATCACCGACGCCGCGGTGGACCACCCCAACGTCAAGGGCCTCGTGTACATCGCCGCGTTCGCTCCCGATCAGGGCGAGTCCGGCCTGGAGATCCTCGGGAAGTACCCGGGCAGCCAGCTCTCGCCGGCGCTGACGGTCCGGCCGTTCCCGGGCGGGCAGGACGCCTACGTCAACCCCGCGGACTTCCGGCAGGTCTTCGCCGCCGACGTGCCTGCCGGCAAGGCCCGGCTGATGGCGGCAGGGCAACGGCCGGTGGCGCTGGCCGCGTTCGCGGAACCCAGTAGCACGCCGGCATGGAAGACCATTCCCTCCTGGTTCCTGGTCGCAGGCGCCGACCGCGCCATCCCACCGGCTGCCGAGCGGGCCATGGCGCTTCGAGCGGGTTCCCACACCGAGGTGCTCCGGGGCGCCTCGCACGCGATCCTCGTCTCGCACCCCGACGCCACCGCGCGCGTCATCGAGGCCGCCGCCCGCGCCACCTCCTGA
- a CDS encoding SDR family NAD(P)-dependent oxidoreductase, with protein sequence MTSRASQAAGTSGADAGLAGRTVVVTGAGRGIGLAVVEAFLAGGSRVVAGSRARSEALDALVKQGAELTVVELDLATPDGPAALVAEAVAVHGGVDILVNNVGAVRPRVDGFLGVTDKDWEWTFTVNFMAAVRTTRAALPHLLATGAGHIVTVSSVNARLPDPLVIDYGAAKAALTNFCKALSKEVGPSGVRVNTIGPGPVETALWQGADGVAATVGQSRGIDPGDVARGAADQSVTGRFTRPSEVADLVLYLAGPRAANITGADFVIDGGLVESL encoded by the coding sequence ATGACCTCCCGTGCGTCCCAGGCCGCCGGAACGTCCGGTGCCGACGCCGGCCTGGCCGGACGGACCGTCGTGGTCACAGGCGCCGGGCGCGGCATCGGGCTGGCCGTCGTCGAGGCCTTCCTCGCGGGCGGCTCCCGTGTCGTCGCGGGATCGAGGGCACGCAGTGAGGCCCTCGACGCGCTTGTGAAGCAGGGGGCTGAGCTCACCGTCGTGGAGCTCGACCTCGCGACGCCCGACGGTCCGGCCGCGCTGGTCGCCGAGGCCGTCGCCGTCCATGGCGGTGTCGACATCCTGGTGAACAACGTCGGGGCGGTGCGGCCGCGGGTCGACGGCTTCCTGGGCGTGACGGACAAGGACTGGGAGTGGACGTTCACGGTCAACTTCATGGCCGCCGTCCGCACCACCCGGGCCGCGCTGCCGCACCTGCTCGCCACCGGCGCGGGACATATCGTCACCGTCTCCTCGGTCAACGCCCGGTTGCCGGACCCGCTGGTGATCGACTACGGCGCGGCGAAGGCAGCGCTGACCAACTTCTGTAAGGCCCTGTCCAAGGAGGTGGGGCCAAGCGGTGTGCGGGTGAACACCATCGGTCCCGGCCCGGTGGAGACGGCGCTGTGGCAGGGCGCTGACGGTGTCGCCGCCACGGTCGGCCAGTCCCGGGGCATCGACCCAGGGGACGTGGCCCGCGGCGCGGCGGACCAGTCGGTGACCGGCCGCTTCACCCGGCCGTCCGAGGTGGCCGATCTCGTGCTTTACCTCGCCGGTCCTCGGGCGGCGAACATCACCGGCGCCGACTTCGTCATCGACGGCGGCCTCGTCGAGTCGCTCTGA
- a CDS encoding alpha/beta fold hydrolase has translation MRFRLPRSRRLAAAVFALAVGLGSITLTASASDKPASAPAEQMPAGFSEHKTRVAGIGINYVIGGHGPTLVLIHGYPQTWYEWRGIMPALAKRYTVIAPDLPGAGHSDAPASGYDKKTMAAKVHALLVSLGKDHDVNVVGHDIGTMVAYSYAAQYPHSVRKLVLSEAPIPDPGIYKFPALTARGPGVWNFGFFSLPTGLPESLIRGRELTWTSGFMRSIAVHEDALTPDDLQVFASYLRDSAHLEASLAWFRTFPQDIADNARFQKKPLTMPVLAIGADGSLGSSVAKQVRHYATHVTPAVIPDSGHWIYEEHPKETTDMLLHFLGGRR, from the coding sequence GTGAGATTCCGCCTGCCCAGATCCCGCCGCCTGGCGGCCGCGGTCTTCGCCCTGGCCGTCGGCCTCGGCTCGATCACCCTGACGGCCTCGGCCTCCGACAAGCCGGCGTCGGCGCCCGCCGAGCAGATGCCCGCCGGCTTCAGCGAACACAAGACCCGAGTCGCCGGGATCGGCATCAACTACGTGATCGGCGGCCACGGTCCGACCCTGGTCCTGATCCACGGCTACCCGCAGACCTGGTACGAGTGGCGCGGCATCATGCCAGCGCTCGCCAAGCGCTACACGGTCATCGCCCCGGACCTGCCCGGCGCGGGCCACAGCGACGCCCCGGCGTCCGGCTACGACAAGAAGACCATGGCCGCCAAGGTGCACGCGCTCCTGGTGTCGCTCGGCAAGGACCACGACGTGAATGTCGTCGGCCACGACATCGGCACGATGGTCGCCTACTCCTACGCCGCGCAGTACCCGCACAGCGTCCGGAAGCTCGTGCTCAGCGAGGCTCCGATCCCGGACCCGGGCATCTACAAGTTCCCGGCACTGACGGCCAGGGGACCCGGGGTGTGGAACTTCGGCTTCTTCTCCTTGCCGACCGGCCTCCCCGAGAGCCTGATCCGGGGCCGCGAGCTGACCTGGACCTCCGGCTTCATGCGGAGCATCGCGGTGCACGAGGACGCCCTGACCCCGGACGACCTGCAGGTCTTCGCCTCCTACCTGCGCGACTCCGCACACCTGGAAGCGAGCCTCGCCTGGTTCCGGACGTTCCCGCAGGACATCGCCGACAACGCGCGGTTCCAGAAGAAGCCCCTGACCATGCCGGTCCTCGCGATCGGCGCCGACGGAAGCCTCGGTTCATCGGTCGCGAAGCAGGTACGCCACTACGCCACCCACGTCACCCCCGCGGTCATCCCCGACTCAGGCCACTGGATCTACGAGGAGCACCCGAAAGAGACGACCGACATGCTGCTGCACTTTCTGGGCGGCCGACGATGA
- a CDS encoding ArsR/SmtB family transcription factor, with protein sequence MSIVLDLGGLGPADLAAGPSALSELMASLHVLAEPEHHPEAAGWAARATAADPELRDELSVFAPLWARFRCRLFFPRTVPLAAGLDEDLAAIGELPAEDFLELVAPGVLGTSAQSVPPARELRPGTTAAEDYARRCLRRSYARGELARQLVAAPLELRDRLLAVLRAADIAFFAEDWRTLRPALEEHAREVRRRLAARSPAEVLTELLPTAARVGPGERIRLDKLQIDEVKVAPRPLVLVPSARVWPHLTVKNEHPSCVVVQYAVRGATPAGQLTLRDLHHRLMALTSPARMELCRHLLGEPITTSELAARLGSTEPQVSRALRTLRDAGLVRSTRDGKLVRHRLATDVIQRLGHDVLATVAR encoded by the coding sequence GTGAGCATCGTCCTCGACCTCGGAGGGCTCGGCCCCGCGGACCTCGCGGCCGGGCCCTCCGCGCTGTCGGAACTGATGGCGAGCCTGCACGTGCTCGCCGAACCCGAACACCACCCGGAGGCCGCCGGCTGGGCGGCCCGCGCCACCGCGGCGGACCCCGAACTGCGCGACGAGCTCTCCGTGTTCGCCCCGCTGTGGGCCCGCTTCCGCTGCCGCCTGTTCTTTCCCCGTACGGTGCCGCTCGCGGCCGGCCTGGACGAGGATCTGGCAGCGATCGGGGAGCTACCGGCCGAGGACTTCCTCGAGCTGGTGGCGCCCGGAGTCCTCGGCACCAGCGCGCAGTCCGTCCCGCCGGCCCGCGAGCTGCGCCCCGGCACCACCGCCGCGGAGGACTACGCCCGCCGCTGCCTGCGCCGCTCCTACGCCCGCGGTGAGCTGGCGCGACAGCTGGTCGCGGCACCGCTGGAGCTGCGGGACCGGCTGCTGGCGGTGCTGCGGGCCGCCGACATCGCGTTCTTCGCCGAGGACTGGCGCACCCTGCGGCCGGCCCTGGAGGAGCACGCGCGAGAGGTACGTCGCCGGCTGGCGGCCCGTTCGCCCGCGGAGGTGCTCACCGAACTGCTGCCGACCGCGGCCCGGGTCGGGCCGGGAGAACGGATCCGGCTGGACAAGCTGCAGATCGACGAGGTGAAGGTGGCCCCGCGCCCCCTCGTCCTCGTCCCGTCCGCCCGGGTGTGGCCGCATCTGACGGTCAAGAACGAGCACCCGTCGTGCGTGGTGGTGCAGTACGCGGTGCGCGGCGCCACCCCGGCCGGACAGCTGACCCTGCGGGACCTTCACCACCGCCTGATGGCCCTGACCTCGCCTGCCCGCATGGAACTCTGCCGCCACCTCCTGGGCGAGCCCATCACCACCTCAGAACTCGCCGCCCGCCTCGGCTCCACCGAACCCCAGGTCTCCCGCGCCCTGCGCACCCTGCGCGACGCGGGCCTCGTGCGCTCCACCCGAGACGGCAAGCTGGTACGTCACCGGCTCGCCACGGACGTCATCCAGCGCCTGGGCCACGACGTCCTGGCAACCGTCGCACGGTGA
- a CDS encoding alpha/beta hydrolase — translation MTVMLPVVFVHGLWLHSTSWRPWIDLFREEGYAPSAPGWPGDPDTVEEARQNPESVAGYGIDEVVEHYAALIAALPVRPIVIGHSFGGMIAQKLLGQDRVAAAVAIDAAQIKGVLPLPLSALRATFPVFKNPANKRRSVSLSAEQFRFAFGNAISEEESTALYESWTIPAPGKPLYEAASANFNPHSPARVDTENSGRGPLLLISGGKDHTVPEVVTRATLKQYRHSAAVTDIISFPDRGHSLTIDGGWRQVADTVLTWLRRQSPETGR, via the coding sequence ATGACCGTCATGCTTCCCGTGGTCTTCGTCCACGGACTTTGGCTGCACAGCACATCCTGGCGACCGTGGATCGATCTGTTCCGCGAGGAGGGCTACGCCCCATCCGCGCCCGGCTGGCCCGGCGACCCCGACACCGTCGAGGAGGCGCGCCAGAACCCTGAGAGCGTCGCGGGCTACGGCATCGACGAGGTCGTCGAGCACTACGCGGCCCTGATCGCGGCCCTGCCTGTGCGGCCCATCGTGATTGGTCACTCGTTCGGTGGGATGATCGCGCAGAAGCTGCTCGGCCAGGACCGCGTCGCCGCGGCGGTCGCGATCGACGCCGCACAGATCAAGGGCGTTCTGCCCCTGCCGCTGTCCGCGCTGAGGGCGACGTTCCCGGTCTTCAAGAACCCGGCCAACAAGCGCCGTTCGGTCTCCCTGAGCGCAGAGCAGTTCCGGTTCGCGTTCGGCAACGCCATCTCGGAGGAGGAATCGACGGCCCTGTACGAGAGCTGGACGATCCCCGCGCCGGGCAAGCCGCTGTACGAGGCCGCCTCCGCCAACTTCAACCCTCACTCGCCGGCGAGGGTCGACACGGAGAACAGTGGACGCGGCCCGCTGCTGCTGATCTCCGGCGGCAAGGATCACACGGTGCCTGAGGTCGTCACTCGGGCCACCCTCAAGCAGTACCGGCACTCCGCGGCCGTCACCGACATCATCAGCTTCCCCGACCGCGGGCACTCCCTGACGATCGACGGCGGCTGGCGTCAGGTCGCGGACACCGTTCTCACCTGGCTGCGGCGGCAGAGTCCGGAGACCGGGCGATGA
- a CDS encoding CocE/NonD family hydrolase, translating into MTSYDTSPTCRPEPLHGGALWRRTLRIPMRDGIRLAADLYSASPEPETTPLPVLLERTPYGRRAQRGSDQDRSDAPVPQPEDIARHFTEARYHVVRQDCRGRGDSEGTFVKYLGEGPDGADTIAWLRRQPWCDGRVVMTGVSYSAHAQAAAAAEGATGLAAMFQDSGGFSCAYDAGMRMGGAFELKQVTWALRHAVHSPEAAADPVLAEQLLRVDATGWFAAMPWRPGCTPLRHLSAYEDFLLEQWRQDTFGDYYRNPAIYGRGFYDRFPDAPSLHMGSWYDPYVRSTIENFTALRELKSAPSYLVMGPWTHGHHCETYAGDVDFGPRATLDGNLAPSYLEFRRRWFDRALGRASDSDLPAVQYFLMGGGDGRRDAAGRMRHGGEWRTDTRWPPASTAPVALYLTTDGALTLAPPTAPAASVTYDFDPRHPVPTMGGQVTSGEPVMTGGAYDQNAPDARVYGAREPYLPLDSRPDVISLSTPPLERDVVLAGPVSARLHISTTAPDTDFTIKLIDVHPPNVDYPHGFAMNLTDGIVRCRFHRSYESPELLNPGKVYEIEVTAPDTANRFAAGHRIRLDVSSSNFPRFDVNTNTGEPEAAARRTAIAVNTVHMDAEHPSHLRVWLEGGPGALA; encoded by the coding sequence GTGACCTCGTACGACACCTCTCCCACGTGCCGGCCCGAACCCCTCCACGGCGGCGCCCTGTGGCGCCGCACCCTGCGCATCCCCATGCGGGACGGCATCCGGCTCGCCGCCGACCTGTACTCCGCCTCACCCGAACCGGAGACGACCCCGCTTCCCGTGCTCCTCGAGCGGACCCCGTACGGCCGGCGCGCGCAGCGCGGTTCGGACCAGGACCGCAGCGACGCGCCCGTCCCGCAGCCCGAGGACATCGCCCGGCACTTCACCGAAGCCCGCTACCACGTCGTACGGCAGGACTGCCGGGGCCGGGGCGACTCCGAGGGCACGTTCGTGAAGTACCTCGGCGAGGGCCCGGACGGCGCGGACACGATCGCCTGGCTCCGGAGGCAGCCGTGGTGCGACGGCAGGGTCGTGATGACGGGGGTGTCCTACTCAGCCCACGCCCAGGCAGCAGCGGCCGCCGAAGGGGCGACCGGGCTGGCCGCCATGTTCCAGGACTCTGGCGGTTTCTCCTGCGCGTACGACGCGGGGATGCGGATGGGCGGCGCCTTCGAGCTGAAGCAGGTGACCTGGGCACTGCGGCATGCCGTGCACAGCCCGGAGGCGGCGGCGGATCCGGTGCTGGCCGAGCAACTGCTGCGGGTGGACGCGACGGGCTGGTTCGCCGCGATGCCGTGGCGCCCCGGCTGCACGCCGCTGCGGCACCTGTCGGCGTACGAGGACTTCCTGCTGGAGCAGTGGCGCCAGGACACCTTCGGGGACTACTACCGCAACCCGGCGATCTACGGACGAGGCTTCTACGACCGCTTCCCGGACGCGCCGAGCCTGCACATGGGCAGCTGGTACGACCCCTACGTCCGCTCCACCATCGAGAACTTCACCGCCCTGCGGGAGCTGAAGTCGGCACCTTCCTACCTGGTCATGGGCCCCTGGACGCACGGACACCACTGCGAGACGTACGCCGGAGACGTGGACTTCGGTCCACGGGCGACCCTGGACGGCAACCTCGCCCCGTCGTACCTGGAGTTCCGCCGCCGCTGGTTCGACCGGGCGCTGGGCCGGGCGAGCGACTCAGACCTCCCGGCGGTCCAGTACTTCCTGATGGGCGGCGGTGACGGGCGGCGGGACGCGGCCGGGCGGATGCGGCACGGCGGGGAGTGGCGCACCGACACCCGGTGGCCGCCGGCGTCGACGGCCCCCGTCGCTCTGTACCTCACCACCGACGGTGCCCTCACCCTCGCCCCGCCCACCGCGCCCGCCGCGTCGGTGACGTACGACTTCGACCCGCGCCACCCGGTCCCCACCATGGGAGGCCAAGTCACCTCGGGCGAGCCGGTGATGACGGGCGGGGCCTACGACCAGAACGCCCCGGACGCCCGGGTGTACGGGGCGCGCGAGCCGTACCTGCCGCTGGACTCCCGCCCGGACGTGATCAGCCTCAGCACCCCGCCACTGGAGCGGGACGTGGTGCTGGCCGGGCCGGTGTCGGCAAGGCTCCACATCTCCACCACGGCCCCGGACACCGATTTCACCATCAAGCTGATCGACGTCCACCCGCCCAACGTCGACTATCCGCACGGCTTCGCCATGAACCTCACCGACGGCATCGTCCGCTGCCGCTTCCACCGCTCCTACGAGAGCCCGGAGTTGCTCAATCCCGGCAAGGTCTACGAGATCGAGGTCACCGCCCCCGACACGGCGAACCGCTTCGCCGCCGGCCACCGCATCCGGCTCGACGTCTCCTCCAGCAACTTCCCCCGCTTCGACGTCAACACCAACACCGGCGAACCGGAAGCCGCCGCCCGCCGCACCGCCATCGCCGTGAACACCGTGCACATGGATGCCGAGCACCCCTCCCACCTGCGAGTGTGGCTGGAGGGTGGACCGGGCGCGCTCGCGTAG
- a CDS encoding AbgT family transporter translates to MSTPDSRAEEVQATEPGEGGRGSRFLDLVERAGNALPHPFWLFWILCGVVACVSWALNASGLEVEDPSSGDLVGVRSALSADAVRDLITGAEESFVTFGPLGTVLMVMLGVAVAERSGLFEALARRMLSGLSPRTVVLGVALGGVLGKFLSDSAYVVLIPLGAVAFRAVGRSPMLGMIVAFVSINAAGDANPLIAPGDALFASVATEAAQLVDKDVVVRATDNMYFTTVSAFVLAGTIALVVDKILAKREHHLIPDADLEAAAAQQVVAADVDDATELRALKLTGLAVLGYAALIVLAMLPASSPLRGEGGAIVESTFMNAIAVFLTVFFLLIGAVYGRLTGRIRGSRAIPEFMADGVRSIAPLLVLFFAVSQFLALFKWTNIATVVAVEGADFLRELGAPTLVLFSLLIVAVALMNLLITSGSALWTLVAPALVPMLMLLGTSPATTMALYRIADSCTNSITPMSTSFMLCVGYLQTLRRKAGIGTLVSFTLPLAMIMLVVWVVLFFAWYLLGIPLGPGAPVR, encoded by the coding sequence ATGAGCACACCTGACAGCCGCGCCGAGGAGGTGCAGGCCACCGAGCCCGGCGAGGGGGGCCGTGGCTCCCGGTTCCTCGACCTGGTCGAGCGGGCGGGAAACGCGCTGCCCCATCCGTTCTGGCTGTTCTGGATCCTGTGCGGGGTCGTCGCCTGCGTCAGCTGGGCGCTGAACGCCTCCGGCCTGGAGGTCGAGGACCCGTCCTCGGGCGACCTGGTCGGCGTACGCAGCGCCCTGTCGGCGGACGCCGTACGGGACCTGATCACCGGCGCTGAGGAATCCTTCGTCACCTTCGGCCCGCTCGGCACCGTACTGATGGTGATGCTGGGTGTCGCGGTCGCCGAGCGGTCGGGGCTTTTCGAAGCGCTGGCGCGCCGCATGCTGTCGGGCCTGTCCCCGCGCACGGTCGTCCTGGGCGTGGCCCTCGGCGGGGTGCTGGGGAAGTTCCTGTCCGACTCGGCGTACGTGGTCCTCATCCCGCTCGGGGCGGTGGCTTTCCGGGCCGTGGGCCGCTCCCCCATGCTCGGCATGATCGTCGCGTTCGTGTCCATCAACGCCGCGGGCGACGCCAACCCGCTGATCGCCCCCGGTGACGCGCTGTTCGCCTCCGTGGCAACCGAAGCCGCGCAACTCGTCGACAAGGACGTGGTGGTCCGCGCGACGGACAACATGTACTTCACCACCGTCTCGGCGTTCGTGCTGGCCGGCACCATCGCCCTGGTCGTGGACAAGATCCTCGCCAAGCGCGAACACCACCTGATCCCCGACGCCGACCTGGAGGCCGCGGCGGCACAGCAGGTGGTCGCCGCCGACGTCGACGACGCCACCGAGCTGCGGGCCCTGAAGCTGACCGGCCTTGCCGTGCTCGGCTACGCCGCGCTGATCGTGCTCGCGATGCTCCCTGCCTCGTCACCGCTCCGCGGCGAAGGCGGCGCAATCGTCGAGTCCACCTTCATGAACGCCATCGCCGTCTTCCTCACCGTCTTCTTCCTGCTGATCGGCGCCGTGTACGGGCGGCTCACCGGGCGGATCCGCGGGAGCCGCGCGATACCGGAGTTCATGGCGGACGGCGTGCGCTCCATCGCACCGCTGCTGGTGCTGTTCTTCGCCGTGTCGCAGTTCCTCGCCCTGTTCAAGTGGACCAACATCGCCACGGTCGTCGCGGTCGAAGGCGCGGACTTCCTGCGGGAGTTGGGCGCGCCCACGCTGGTGCTGTTCTCCCTGCTGATCGTCGCGGTCGCGCTGATGAACCTCCTCATCACCTCCGGCTCCGCCCTGTGGACTCTGGTCGCCCCGGCCCTCGTACCCATGCTGATGCTGCTCGGCACCAGCCCCGCCACCACCATGGCGCTCTACCGCATCGCCGACTCCTGCACGAACTCCATCACCCCGATGAGCACGTCGTTCATGCTCTGTGTCGGCTACCTGCAGACCCTGCGCCGCAAGGCCGGCATCGGCACCCTGGTCTCCTTCACCCTGCCCCTCGCCATGATCATGCTGGTGGTCTGGGTGGTGCTGTTCTTCGCCTGGTACTTGCTGGGCATCCCGCTCGGACCGGGCGCGCCCGTACGGTGA